A window from Paucidesulfovibrio gracilis DSM 16080 encodes these proteins:
- the aroC gene encoding chorismate synthase, whose product MSGNVFGELFRLTTYGESHGPGLGGVIDGCPAGVPLNEAMIQADLDLRRPGKGPASTARQEADAVRLLSGVFEGVTTGTPIAFHVANQDQRSRDYSDIKDVFRPGHADFGFHAKFGVRDYRGGGRSSGRETVSRVAGGAVAAQLLALEGISVQARTVELGGLPPVAGEVDWDTTREMPFFAPGPQTAEQWEQRIRDVKRQGDTLGGVVEIRAQGVPPGLGEPVFGKLDARLAGALMSVGAVKGVEIGEGFAAARLLGSQNNDPMTSKGFASNKSGGVLGGIASGQDVLARVAVKPIPSIALEQRTVNSAGKEATIRIGGRHDISAIPRIVPVLRAMVSLVLADLILLDRRLARQR is encoded by the coding sequence ATGAGCGGGAATGTGTTTGGTGAATTGTTTCGGTTGACGACCTATGGAGAATCCCACGGTCCCGGACTTGGCGGGGTCATTGATGGTTGTCCCGCCGGGGTGCCGCTGAATGAGGCGATGATCCAGGCGGATTTGGATCTGCGTCGCCCCGGAAAGGGACCGGCCTCCACCGCACGTCAGGAGGCGGATGCCGTGCGGTTGCTTTCCGGCGTGTTTGAGGGGGTGACCACGGGGACGCCCATTGCCTTTCACGTTGCCAATCAGGATCAGCGCTCCAGGGACTATTCGGACATCAAGGACGTGTTTCGTCCCGGGCATGCGGATTTCGGGTTTCATGCAAAATTCGGGGTGCGCGATTACCGTGGAGGCGGCCGTTCTTCCGGGCGGGAAACCGTATCCCGCGTTGCCGGGGGCGCTGTGGCTGCTCAACTGCTCGCGCTGGAAGGTATTTCCGTTCAGGCCCGCACTGTGGAGCTTGGAGGCCTGCCGCCGGTGGCCGGTGAAGTGGACTGGGACACAACCCGGGAGATGCCGTTTTTTGCGCCGGGTCCGCAAACCGCGGAACAATGGGAGCAGCGCATCCGCGACGTGAAGCGCCAGGGCGACACGCTGGGCGGGGTGGTTGAGATCCGCGCCCAGGGCGTCCCGCCCGGGTTGGGCGAACCTGTATTCGGGAAGCTGGATGCGCGCCTGGCCGGGGCATTGATGAGCGTGGGCGCCGTAAAGGGCGTGGAAATCGGCGAAGGATTTGCCGCGGCTCGTCTCCTGGGTTCCCAGAACAATGACCCCATGACGTCCAAAGGGTTCGCGAGCAATAAATCCGGAGGCGTATTGGGCGGCATCGCCTCGGGGCAGGATGTGCTGGCCAGGGTGGCTGTGAAGCCGATCCCTTCCATTGCTCTGGAGCAGCGCACTGTGAACAGCGCCGGAAAAGAGGCGACTATTCGCATTGGCGGACGACACGATATTTCCGCCATCCCACGCATCGTACCTGTGCTGCGCGCCATGGTTTCCCTGGTGCTGGCGGATTTGATCTTGCTGGATCGACGTCTTGCCCGCCAACGCTGA
- a CDS encoding type I restriction enzyme HsdR N-terminal domain-containing protein has protein sequence MHEVSLGNTLRDFLTGEEIEETTYEEFRQALARLLVEERGYPREQIKAKVPFAYVVDGETFRRNLDLVVYDDAERPMLVVIFCSGSVSSFERETAIAARLVENGPAALAVVTDSKEALLLDPATREVIREGMAAIPHWEDLLNHVEEAKPQPVTEEERIKLIRIFHAYNGFLLDSCCSAECGGPFSKEGEMK, from the coding sequence ATGCATGAAGTCAGCCTTGGAAATACATTGCGGGATTTTCTCACAGGCGAGGAAATCGAGGAAACCACATACGAGGAGTTCCGGCAGGCCTTGGCCCGCTTGCTGGTGGAAGAGCGGGGCTATCCGCGTGAGCAGATCAAGGCAAAAGTTCCGTTCGCCTATGTGGTGGACGGGGAAACCTTCCGACGCAACCTAGACTTGGTAGTCTATGATGACGCGGAACGACCGATGCTCGTCGTAATATTCTGTTCGGGCAGTGTGAGTAGCTTTGAGCGGGAAACTGCCATTGCGGCGCGTCTGGTGGAAAATGGCCCCGCCGCCCTGGCGGTGGTCACCGATTCTAAAGAGGCGCTGTTGCTTGATCCGGCCACCCGGGAGGTGATCCGGGAGGGAATGGCGGCTATTCCTCACTGGGAGGATTTATTGAACCATGTTGAAGAAGCAAAGCCGCAGCCAGTCACGGAAGAAGAACGAATCAAGTTGATCCGCATTTTTCACGCCTATAACGGCTTCCTCTTGGATAGTTGTTGTTCCGCCGAGTGTGGCGGGCCATTCAGCAAGGAAGGGGAAATGAAATAA
- a CDS encoding glycine betaine ABC transporter substrate-binding protein, which yields MRIKQILAALVAVTCLCLPLSANADQDKIKLAYVEWAETVASTNVIKLVLEQAGYEVEIIPVSAAVMWTSAATGDVDGFTGGWLPKTQGQYLKRLKDQVNLLGPNLEGARIGLAVPTYVELDSIADLKDNADMFEGRIIGIDPGAGIMVNAENAVEDYELDDFELMEGSGATMTAVLKNRIEENKAVVVTAWSPHWKFSRWDLKYLKDPKKSFGGEEYIASVARLGLEDDAPHAFSILDNFHWTMDECQQVMLWGRESSPAEAAARWVKENPDRVAEWLAQ from the coding sequence ATGCGCATCAAGCAGATCTTGGCAGCTTTGGTTGCCGTAACCTGCCTCTGCCTCCCTCTCTCTGCCAATGCCGACCAGGACAAAATCAAACTCGCGTATGTTGAATGGGCTGAAACCGTTGCCAGCACCAACGTGATCAAACTGGTTCTGGAACAGGCCGGATACGAAGTTGAAATCATTCCCGTCAGCGCCGCCGTCATGTGGACCAGCGCCGCTACCGGTGATGTGGACGGATTCACCGGCGGCTGGCTGCCCAAGACCCAGGGCCAGTACCTGAAGCGCCTGAAGGATCAGGTGAATCTTCTCGGTCCGAACTTGGAAGGCGCCCGCATCGGTTTGGCCGTGCCCACTTACGTGGAGCTTGACAGCATTGCCGATCTCAAAGACAACGCCGACATGTTCGAAGGCCGTATCATCGGCATCGACCCCGGTGCCGGCATCATGGTCAACGCGGAGAATGCTGTTGAAGACTATGAGCTGGATGATTTTGAATTGATGGAAGGCTCCGGTGCCACCATGACCGCCGTGCTGAAAAACCGCATTGAAGAAAACAAAGCCGTGGTCGTCACCGCCTGGAGTCCGCATTGGAAGTTCTCTCGCTGGGATCTCAAGTACCTTAAGGATCCCAAGAAGTCTTTTGGTGGTGAGGAATACATCGCTTCCGTTGCCCGCCTGGGCCTGGAAGACGACGCTCCCCACGCCTTCAGCATTCTGGACAACTTCCACTGGACCATGGACGAATGCCAGCAAGTCATGCTTTGGGGCCGTGAATCCAGCCCGGCTGAAGCCGCAGCCCGCTGGGTCAAGGAAAATCCCGATCGCGTGGCCGAATGGCTCGCTCAATAA
- a CDS encoding ferredoxin → MNEANRKRPLSLDLGPCHGCMGCVEMCPEIVGWDDETERPYLKRQEATEEEIRDAMACCPKDCFEFTDE, encoded by the coding sequence ATGAACGAAGCGAACAGAAAACGGCCCTTGAGTCTTGACCTTGGTCCTTGCCACGGCTGCATGGGCTGCGTGGAGATGTGTCCTGAAATTGTCGGCTGGGATGATGAGACGGAGCGCCCTTATCTGAAACGACAGGAAGCTACGGAAGAAGAAATCCGGGACGCCATGGCTTGCTGCCCAAAAGACTGCTTTGAGTTCACCGATGAATAA
- a CDS encoding LysR family transcriptional regulator, with the protein MQIHLDTELLRTLVTVVECRSFTKAARQLCRTQAAVSGQVKRLEKQVEQRLFERDSRHVDLTEAGETLLAYAREVLALNDAAVDALRTGRSLGAVRLGLPDDYASFFLPRVLEHYSRQWPDVQVEVCCELSVDLMPKFLGGELDLALVTRQPRSRGGEVVRRERLVWASACGGRAHLADPLPLAMFPPGYCAFRDAALERLRRQRRPYRVVSVSRSLSGIRATVSAGLAVTVVSENTVSSDMEVLDSDSGLPDLPSIDITLHGGDAGAPAHVRGLAEAVHRILGDPAGWRGGEPTTEQ; encoded by the coding sequence ATGCAAATACATCTGGATACGGAGTTGTTGCGGACGCTGGTGACCGTGGTGGAATGCCGCAGTTTTACTAAAGCCGCACGGCAGTTGTGCCGCACGCAGGCCGCCGTGAGCGGGCAGGTCAAACGCTTGGAAAAACAAGTGGAACAACGATTGTTTGAGCGTGACAGCCGACATGTGGATCTTACCGAAGCGGGGGAGACCTTGCTCGCCTATGCCCGGGAGGTTTTGGCGCTCAACGACGCCGCAGTGGATGCGTTGCGCACGGGAAGAAGTTTGGGCGCGGTGCGTTTGGGCCTGCCGGATGATTATGCCAGCTTTTTCCTGCCGAGAGTATTGGAGCATTACAGTCGGCAATGGCCGGATGTGCAGGTTGAAGTCTGCTGTGAGCTTAGCGTGGACCTGATGCCCAAATTCCTGGGGGGGGAGTTGGATTTGGCTTTGGTCACCCGGCAACCCCGGAGCCGGGGAGGGGAAGTTGTTCGACGCGAACGGCTGGTCTGGGCTTCAGCGTGCGGCGGACGTGCACATTTGGCCGATCCGCTTCCTCTCGCCATGTTTCCACCCGGATATTGCGCGTTTCGCGATGCCGCTTTGGAGCGATTGCGCCGCCAGCGTCGTCCGTATCGCGTCGTGAGCGTGAGCCGAAGCCTTTCGGGAATCAGGGCCACTGTATCGGCTGGACTGGCCGTGACGGTCGTTTCGGAAAATACGGTTTCAAGTGATATGGAGGTACTGGACTCTGACAGTGGCTTGCCGGATTTGCCAAGCATCGACATCACGCTGCACGGAGGGGATGCCGGTGCTCCGGCTCATGTGCGCGGGCTGGCTGAGGCCGTGCATAGAATATTGGGCGATCCGGCCGGCTGGCGGGGGGGCGAACCGACCACTGAACAATAA
- a CDS encoding complex I subunit 4 family protein encodes MDFGYPVLTTLIVFPLLAAAGLFVIRGEVAARMYTMIVSIMELILAIPLYWFNFSSEFQFVERIPWVSEWGLEYHLGIDGISYLMVLLTLAVLPLCVMCSWTYIGKRIKEFHFCLLFMTSACIGVFSALDLVLFYVFWEAMLVPMYLLIAVWGGDQRRYASIKFFLYTLAGSCMLLVAVVAFRIAGGTFSIPELMTMTFSFKFQFWCFLALALAFAIKVPMFPFHTWLPAAHVQAPAAGSVILAAVLLKMGTYGFLRFCLPLTPAASEYFAPLMIGISVASILYGGAVALGQSDIKKLVAYSSVGHMGFVTLGIFLFNVRGVEGALFQMLNHGIVTGGLFMMIGAVYERSHSREITDNMGLGKYLPAYMFFWGLFALASFGFPGTNGFVGELLVFVGAFSENVWLGALVVPGALIAAAYMFRVSLKMAWGRPTTAAKWRDLNSREWVYLTVPAVFVLYIGLQPGIFFKIIDPSIEKLLDDFGERSQLVQVEEEQPLQLAARDLFGDAEAVKN; translated from the coding sequence TTGGACTTCGGCTACCCGGTTCTGACCACATTGATAGTGTTCCCGCTTTTGGCGGCGGCGGGTCTGTTCGTCATTCGCGGCGAAGTTGCCGCGAGGATGTACACCATGATCGTTTCCATCATGGAATTGATCCTGGCCATCCCGCTTTATTGGTTCAACTTCTCATCAGAGTTCCAGTTCGTGGAGCGGATTCCCTGGGTGAGCGAGTGGGGGTTGGAATACCACCTCGGCATTGACGGCATCAGTTATCTCATGGTGCTGTTGACGCTCGCTGTCCTGCCGCTTTGCGTGATGTGCTCTTGGACGTACATTGGTAAACGGATCAAGGAATTCCACTTCTGCCTCCTGTTTATGACCAGTGCCTGTATCGGCGTGTTTTCCGCGCTTGATCTGGTCCTGTTTTACGTATTCTGGGAGGCCATGCTGGTACCCATGTATCTGCTCATTGCCGTCTGGGGTGGGGATCAACGGCGCTACGCGTCAATTAAGTTCTTCCTCTATACCCTGGCCGGGTCGTGCATGTTGCTGGTGGCGGTGGTTGCCTTCCGCATTGCGGGTGGAACCTTCTCCATTCCGGAACTCATGACCATGACCTTCAGCTTTAAGTTCCAGTTCTGGTGCTTCCTGGCGCTGGCGCTGGCCTTTGCCATCAAGGTTCCCATGTTCCCCTTCCATACTTGGTTGCCTGCGGCACACGTGCAGGCTCCAGCTGCCGGCTCCGTCATTCTGGCGGCAGTGCTGCTGAAGATGGGTACGTATGGATTCCTGCGCTTCTGTCTGCCGCTTACTCCGGCGGCCAGCGAATACTTCGCGCCGCTGATGATCGGCATCTCCGTGGCCTCGATTTTGTATGGAGGCGCGGTGGCTCTGGGGCAGTCGGACATCAAAAAGTTGGTGGCCTACTCCTCTGTGGGGCATATGGGTTTCGTAACGTTGGGCATCTTCCTCTTCAACGTCCGAGGCGTTGAAGGAGCGCTTTTCCAGATGCTCAACCACGGCATCGTCACCGGCGGTCTCTTCATGATGATCGGTGCGGTGTACGAACGGAGTCACAGCCGTGAAATTACCGACAACATGGGGTTGGGCAAGTATCTGCCTGCCTACATGTTCTTCTGGGGGCTGTTTGCACTGGCCTCCTTTGGCTTCCCGGGAACCAACGGGTTCGTCGGGGAACTGCTCGTCTTTGTGGGAGCGTTCAGCGAGAACGTCTGGCTTGGTGCCCTGGTGGTGCCTGGAGCCTTGATCGCGGCGGCGTACATGTTCCGCGTGTCGCTGAAAATGGCCTGGGGGCGTCCGACAACGGCCGCCAAGTGGCGGGATCTCAACTCCCGCGAATGGGTCTACCTGACCGTTCCCGCAGTGTTTGTGCTCTACATCGGCTTGCAGCCCGGCATCTTCTTCAAGATCATTGATCCGTCCATCGAAAAGCTCTTGGACGACTTTGGGGAGAGGTCCCAGTTGGTGCAGGTGGAAGAGGAACAACCGTTGCAACTGGCCGCCCGCGATCTCTTTGGTGACGCGGAAGCGGTGAAGAACTAG
- a CDS encoding TrkH family potassium uptake protein, with translation MRSKLFSPFWLPIWSFLGAISLGGAILHFDFAQQPGNAPLSWLDALFTSTSAVCVTGLVVVDTGTSFSFAGQGILLCLIQLGGLGVMTYSSLIFFLLGRRVSLADRTAVGKTLLHDPSFSLRRFILLVVLGTLALEAMGASALFLLDTQGFSVWSAVFHSVSAFCNAGFSLEADSLTSWRGNLPVNLVFIFLITVGGLGFFVIHDCVRVLRGRWSPRPESLRPRLTWHSRMVLSTSLFLVLAGTVAIFFAEMLGGVWEASWSEIGLAALFQSVSCRTAGFNSLEVGNMTNVSLLVMIGLMFVGGSPGSCAGGVKTTTARVMWAFLKAQFRGGQQVKVGRFAVDRLTMGRAFTLVAVAAMLICTATLVLNIVQGGDVPHAEARGLLLETLFEATSAFGTAGLSTGMTANLSVVGKLLVMTLMLVGRLGPIWLLSALVAWQEEPRYRLPEKDVPLG, from the coding sequence ATGCGATCCAAATTGTTTTCACCGTTCTGGCTTCCTATTTGGTCGTTTCTCGGAGCCATTTCCCTGGGCGGAGCGATCCTGCATTTCGACTTTGCCCAGCAGCCTGGAAACGCGCCCTTGAGTTGGCTGGATGCTCTGTTTACCTCCACGTCCGCTGTCTGCGTCACCGGTCTTGTGGTCGTGGATACCGGAACGAGCTTCAGTTTTGCCGGTCAAGGCATTCTCCTCTGTCTCATTCAATTGGGCGGTCTAGGCGTTATGACCTATTCCAGCCTGATTTTTTTTCTCCTGGGGCGTCGGGTTTCCCTTGCGGATAGGACCGCTGTAGGGAAAACACTGCTGCATGACCCTTCGTTCAGTCTGCGTCGTTTTATCCTCTTGGTCGTGCTGGGAACCCTGGCACTGGAGGCCATGGGGGCGTCGGCCTTGTTTCTGCTGGATACACAGGGATTCTCCGTTTGGAGCGCGGTGTTTCATTCGGTATCCGCGTTTTGCAACGCGGGCTTTTCCCTGGAAGCGGACAGTCTGACCAGCTGGCGCGGTAATCTGCCGGTAAATTTGGTGTTCATTTTTTTAATTACAGTGGGGGGACTTGGTTTTTTTGTGATCCATGATTGCGTCCGTGTGTTGCGTGGGCGCTGGAGTCCCCGGCCGGAGTCTCTTCGGCCGCGGCTGACCTGGCATTCACGCATGGTGCTTTCCACCAGTTTGTTTCTGGTGTTGGCCGGAACCGTGGCGATTTTTTTTGCCGAGATGCTGGGAGGAGTCTGGGAAGCTTCCTGGAGCGAAATCGGGCTTGCCGCTCTGTTTCAATCGGTTTCCTGCCGCACCGCCGGGTTCAATTCGCTAGAAGTTGGCAATATGACGAACGTGTCCCTGCTGGTCATGATCGGACTGATGTTTGTGGGGGGATCACCCGGATCTTGTGCCGGAGGCGTCAAAACGACAACGGCCAGGGTCATGTGGGCGTTTTTGAAGGCCCAGTTCCGGGGGGGGCAGCAGGTCAAGGTGGGACGTTTTGCCGTGGACCGGCTGACCATGGGACGCGCTTTTACTTTGGTCGCTGTGGCCGCTATGCTGATTTGTACGGCCACGCTGGTACTTAACATCGTGCAAGGGGGAGACGTGCCGCATGCCGAGGCGCGTGGGCTTCTCCTGGAAACTCTTTTTGAGGCGACCTCGGCCTTTGGAACCGCTGGGTTGAGTACCGGCATGACGGCGAACCTTTCCGTGGTCGGTAAGCTATTGGTCATGACGTTAATGCTGGTGGGGCGGCTTGGGCCGATTTGGCTGCTCTCCGCCTTGGTTGCCTGGCAGGAGGAACCGCGATACCGCCTGCCGGAAAAGGATGTTCCACTGGGCTAG
- a CDS encoding NADH-quinone oxidoreductase subunit N: protein MNFNLIAIVPELYLLLVIAVLFVFSLGSRDWEPPVEKWLPFAAGLGTLVTIISFWSPHGLMFYGVYKVDFMSLFFKGAIAFGFFVTVLNATRNQTLDDDKRPDYYLLMALSAFGLMIIASSVELITIYLAMELSSYCVYAMIPLRAHDKGAAEAGIKYILFGAVATAIALFGFSYVLAGAHTSYISELAKVDWNFATNPMAVAGLTMFMGGMFFKLALFPFHFWCPDLYQGASNETTAYAATLPKLGAIVVLIRLAALFEPGMEIMTIMAVLGGISMTYGNFAALAQTDIKRLLGFSSVAHAGYIMVGLVAGTAAGISAAAFYALTYILMNLLCFWVVSRIAVDGRNLRLKDLNGLHKRSPGLAFSLAIGAFALVGLPPTMGFMGKFFLITAAWNNGYNWLVILLAANSAIAIYYYLNMVRHAYTNDAEEELPLPDNSPFSVAGAGMLAAVVFILGVIPGPVFNVAIQAGKAMMP, encoded by the coding sequence GTGAATTTCAACCTGATAGCTATTGTCCCGGAATTGTACCTGCTGCTGGTCATCGCGGTATTGTTCGTGTTCAGTCTCGGCAGCAGGGACTGGGAGCCGCCTGTTGAAAAATGGCTGCCGTTTGCGGCTGGCCTTGGAACCCTTGTTACCATCATCTCCTTCTGGTCGCCGCATGGACTCATGTTCTACGGCGTCTACAAAGTGGACTTCATGTCGTTGTTCTTCAAGGGGGCCATCGCATTCGGCTTCTTTGTGACCGTACTGAACGCCACTCGCAACCAGACGCTGGATGACGACAAGCGGCCGGATTATTACCTGCTCATGGCGTTGTCCGCTTTCGGGCTGATGATCATCGCCTCTTCGGTGGAATTGATCACCATTTATTTGGCCATGGAGCTTTCGTCCTATTGCGTGTACGCCATGATCCCGCTTCGCGCCCACGACAAAGGAGCTGCGGAAGCGGGCATCAAGTACATTCTGTTCGGCGCCGTGGCCACGGCCATCGCCCTGTTCGGGTTTTCGTATGTACTGGCCGGAGCGCACACCAGCTATATCAGTGAGCTGGCCAAGGTGGATTGGAACTTCGCGACCAACCCCATGGCTGTTGCGGGTCTGACCATGTTCATGGGCGGCATGTTCTTCAAGCTGGCCTTGTTCCCCTTCCATTTTTGGTGCCCGGACCTTTACCAGGGAGCCAGCAACGAGACCACCGCGTATGCCGCTACGCTGCCAAAGCTCGGCGCCATCGTGGTACTCATCCGGTTGGCTGCCCTGTTCGAGCCTGGAATGGAAATCATGACCATCATGGCTGTGCTCGGCGGCATTTCCATGACCTACGGTAACTTTGCGGCATTGGCCCAGACCGACATCAAGCGTTTGCTCGGATTTTCCTCCGTTGCCCACGCCGGGTACATCATGGTCGGGCTTGTGGCCGGAACCGCGGCCGGGATTTCGGCTGCGGCGTTCTATGCCCTGACGTACATCCTCATGAACCTGCTTTGTTTCTGGGTTGTCAGCCGCATTGCTGTTGATGGCCGTAACCTGCGGTTGAAGGATTTGAACGGTCTGCACAAGCGTTCGCCTGGCCTTGCTTTTTCTCTGGCCATTGGTGCGTTTGCCTTGGTGGGGTTGCCCCCGACCATGGGATTCATGGGCAAGTTCTTCCTGATCACTGCCGCATGGAACAACGGGTACAACTGGTTGGTCATCTTGTTGGCCGCTAACAGCGCCATAGCCATCTACTACTATCTGAACATGGTGCGCCACGCGTACACCAACGATGCCGAAGAAGAGCTTCCTTTGCCGGACAACAGCCCCTTCAGCGTTGCCGGGGCCGGAATGCTGGCCGCCGTGGTGTTCATCCTGGGAGTTATCCCCGGACCTGTGTTCAACGTGGCGATTCAGGCGGGCAAGGCAATGATGCCCTAG
- a CDS encoding DUF933 domain-containing protein — protein sequence MKTAIFGFAGAGKTDLFAALAGPAALAGNRAMVKVPEPRLDPLITLFEARKVTYSEIEYLDIPGGGGKGEGLGERVLNEVRSYDCLLGVLDAFSGLNDPHKQWQAIEADMMVSDMAVIEKKLERMVLDKKKNAPGYDAAQEALLKRAMECLENETPLREDQDLAHAPELRGFAFLSAKPVLYIWNGGEADFAALELPEERPGQNHIAVAAKLERELAEVEDPEERQMFLDDLGIKETALDKVIAKTYDLLGLISFLTAGEKEVRAWPVRKGAKAPEAAGVIHSDFEKGFIRAEVIGYDDFLTHGTFKACKDKGLARLEGKEYVVKDGDIIEFRFNV from the coding sequence ATGAAGACCGCAATATTCGGTTTCGCGGGCGCGGGCAAGACCGACCTGTTCGCCGCCCTTGCCGGTCCCGCCGCATTGGCGGGCAATCGTGCCATGGTCAAGGTGCCCGAGCCGAGGCTCGATCCGCTCATTACCCTGTTCGAGGCCCGCAAGGTCACCTACAGCGAGATCGAATACCTCGACATCCCCGGTGGGGGTGGCAAGGGCGAAGGACTTGGTGAGCGAGTGCTCAATGAGGTCCGTTCCTACGACTGCCTTCTCGGGGTTCTGGACGCTTTTTCCGGACTCAACGACCCGCACAAGCAGTGGCAGGCCATTGAAGCGGACATGATGGTCTCGGACATGGCCGTCATTGAAAAAAAGCTGGAGCGCATGGTTCTGGACAAAAAAAAGAACGCGCCCGGCTATGACGCCGCCCAGGAAGCCCTGCTCAAGCGGGCCATGGAATGCCTGGAGAACGAAACGCCCCTGCGTGAAGACCAGGACTTGGCGCATGCTCCGGAATTGCGCGGATTTGCCTTCCTTTCGGCCAAACCCGTGCTCTACATTTGGAATGGCGGAGAAGCGGATTTCGCGGCCCTGGAATTGCCGGAAGAACGCCCCGGCCAGAATCATATCGCCGTGGCCGCCAAGTTGGAGCGCGAACTTGCCGAAGTGGAAGACCCGGAAGAGCGTCAGATGTTCCTTGACGATCTGGGTATCAAGGAAACAGCTCTCGACAAAGTCATTGCCAAAACTTACGACCTGCTGGGACTCATCTCCTTTCTCACGGCCGGAGAAAAAGAAGTCCGAGCCTGGCCCGTTCGCAAGGGTGCCAAGGCTCCCGAAGCCGCAGGCGTGATCCACTCGGATTTTGAAAAGGGATTCATCCGTGCCGAGGTCATCGGATATGACGATTTCCTCACGCATGGGACGTTCAAAGCTTGCAAAGACAAAGGCCTGGCCCGGCTTGAAGGCAAGGAATACGTGGTCAAGGACGGAGACATCATCGAATTTCGGTTCAATGTATAG
- a CDS encoding potassium channel family protein produces the protein MGKRIEVGIIGLGKFGYSLGEALAELGHDVVGVDISEAHVRHAQEVLTQVFQADGTDPKALEQLGFKDLDYVVVSIGRSMEASILVALNLQELGVNNIWVKAVSPEHEKVLKRLGVDFVVFPEQFVARQLAHRLAVPGLLDYLALGKGVLVREVEVEHWGGRTLRDLRLPTDYRVQVVAWKHKEDRQFSFVPGPDMTLHDGDVLVVLGNAEDVIKVTG, from the coding sequence ATGGGAAAACGAATTGAAGTGGGCATCATCGGCCTGGGCAAGTTTGGATATTCCCTTGGCGAGGCACTGGCGGAACTGGGCCACGACGTAGTGGGCGTGGACATCAGCGAAGCCCATGTGCGACACGCGCAGGAAGTGCTGACCCAGGTTTTCCAGGCCGACGGCACGGACCCAAAGGCTTTGGAGCAACTTGGATTCAAGGATTTGGATTATGTGGTCGTTTCCATTGGCCGGTCCATGGAAGCCAGCATTCTGGTGGCGCTCAATCTACAGGAATTGGGTGTGAACAATATTTGGGTCAAGGCTGTCAGTCCTGAGCATGAAAAGGTGCTCAAGCGGCTCGGCGTTGATTTTGTTGTCTTTCCTGAGCAATTTGTGGCGCGGCAACTTGCCCACCGGCTCGCTGTGCCGGGGTTGCTGGACTATCTGGCCCTGGGCAAAGGGGTGCTTGTCCGTGAGGTGGAGGTGGAGCACTGGGGCGGCCGCACATTGCGTGACCTGCGGCTGCCCACGGATTACCGCGTACAGGTCGTGGCCTGGAAGCACAAGGAAGACCGACAGTTTAGTTTCGTACCAGGGCCAGACATGACCCTGCACGATGGGGACGTGCTGGTGGTGCTGGGCAATGCCGAAGATGTGATCAAAGTGACGGGGTGA
- the aroL gene encoding shikimate kinase AroL, which yields MEQHVFLIGARASGKTTLGRELARELNEGFTDTDAIVVERIGMVVEKYVEQNGWAAFRRAESQALRDAADQPPHIVACGGGIVLSRTNRDILQQGVVVYLRVPEEELIRRLENDPKSGQRPSLTGRGLVEEVREVLGEREPLYCSCASLTVEHGTLAQQVRVVQDFLSSSMG from the coding sequence ATGGAACAACATGTTTTTTTAATTGGCGCCCGTGCCAGCGGGAAGACCACTCTCGGGCGGGAATTGGCCCGTGAGCTGAACGAAGGGTTTACGGATACGGATGCGATCGTGGTGGAGCGAATCGGGATGGTGGTGGAAAAATATGTTGAACAAAATGGGTGGGCAGCGTTTCGTCGGGCCGAGTCCCAAGCCCTGCGGGATGCAGCGGATCAGCCTCCCCATATTGTGGCATGCGGGGGCGGGATTGTACTCAGCCGGACAAATCGTGATATATTGCAGCAAGGGGTGGTCGTGTATCTGCGCGTGCCGGAAGAAGAACTGATTCGGCGTCTGGAGAACGATCCCAAATCAGGGCAGCGTCCTTCACTCACGGGACGCGGGCTTGTCGAAGAGGTGCGGGAGGTTCTCGGGGAACGCGAGCCTTTGTATTGTTCCTGCGCTTCTTTGACAGTGGAACACGGCACATTGGCGCAGCAGGTGCGTGTGGTGCAGGATTTCCTTTCTTCCTCGATGGGTTGA